A window of Actinobacillus suis ATCC 33415 contains these coding sequences:
- a CDS encoding aromatic amino acid transporter, with protein sequence MKNKILGSALMIAGTTIGAGMLAMPLTSAGMGFGATVALLICLWALLAYTGLLFMEVYQTAPKQDIGVASLAEQYFGITGRVLATASLLILLYALLAAYITGGGSLLSGLLPQIGDAHTTTQVGILLFTVLLGSFVVIGIKGVDGLTRLLFIGKIVAFVFVLLMMLPKAKLENLTAVPLDNLFVVSAIPIFFTSFGFHVIMASINTYLDADIRKIRIAIYIGTAIPLVAYLLWQLATHGVLTQAEFVEILKQDPTLNGLVKATSQITGSTILGEMVRLFSALALITSFLGVAMGIFECVGDLLKRVNLPANRLWLTLATFIPPVLFALFYPNGFIAALGYAGLLFAFYGMLLPIGLAWKARKLHPNLAYRVIGGNAALVIALIAGVIIMIIPFFIQLGYLPQVAG encoded by the coding sequence AGTCGCGTTACTCATTTGCTTATGGGCGTTATTAGCTTATACCGGTTTGCTGTTTATGGAGGTTTACCAAACCGCACCGAAGCAAGATATTGGTGTGGCAAGTTTAGCGGAACAATATTTTGGTATCACGGGGAGGGTATTAGCGACAGCAAGTTTACTAATTTTATTATATGCATTATTAGCCGCTTATATTACTGGCGGCGGCTCGCTGCTTTCTGGCTTATTACCTCAAATTGGCGATGCGCATACTACAACTCAAGTCGGTATTTTACTCTTTACCGTTTTACTTGGTTCATTCGTGGTAATTGGTATTAAAGGCGTGGATGGTTTAACTCGCTTATTATTTATCGGGAAAATTGTTGCGTTTGTCTTTGTATTACTAATGATGCTACCAAAAGCAAAATTGGAGAATTTAACTGCCGTTCCGCTTGATAACTTATTTGTAGTATCAGCCATTCCGATTTTCTTTACCTCATTCGGTTTCCACGTGATTATGGCGAGTATCAATACCTATTTAGATGCGGATATTCGCAAAATCCGCATTGCGATTTATATCGGTACTGCAATTCCGTTAGTAGCGTATTTATTATGGCAACTTGCAACGCACGGTGTATTAACCCAAGCGGAATTCGTTGAGATCTTAAAACAAGACCCAACACTAAACGGTTTAGTTAAAGCAACCAGCCAAATTACCGGCAGCACGATTTTAGGTGAAATGGTGCGTTTATTCTCAGCACTTGCATTGATTACCTCATTCTTAGGTGTGGCAATGGGTATTTTCGAGTGTGTTGGTGATTTATTAAAACGTGTGAATTTACCGGCGAATCGTTTATGGTTGACCTTAGCAACCTTTATTCCGCCGGTATTGTTTGCGCTGTTCTATCCAAACGGATTTATTGCCGCATTAGGTTATGCAGGCTTGCTATTTGCATTCTACGGAATGTTATTACCAATCGGTTTAGCATGGAAAGCTCGTAAGCTACATCCTAATTTAGCTTATCGAGTCATTGGCGGCAATGCAGCACTTGTGATTGCGTTAATCGCCGGTGTCATTATTATGATTATTCCGTTCTTTATTCAGCTAGGTTACTTACCACAAGTTGCCGGCTAA